From Citricoccus sp. SGAir0253, a single genomic window includes:
- a CDS encoding 1,6-dihydroxycyclohexa-2,4-diene-1-carboxylate dehydrogenase: MVAPYAGDVIAPGRFAGQVAVVTGSAQGIGRKVAERIAAEGGAVVLVDRAELVLEVAEEIDREAGRSGSGGSATAVTADLETFAGAVEAVEAALAAHGRVDVLVNNVGGTIWARPYEEYDEDKIEREIRRSLFPTLWSCRAVLPAMLEQGSGVIVNVSSVATRGMNRVPYAAAKGGVNALTQSLAMEVAGRGIRVVATAPGGTEAPPRKVKRGPEAESETERAWYQAIVDQTVDSSFVKRYGTLDEQAAPIVFLASREASYLTGSVLPVAGGDLG, translated from the coding sequence ATGGTGGCACCGTATGCCGGGGACGTCATCGCGCCGGGCCGCTTCGCCGGCCAGGTCGCGGTGGTGACCGGCTCGGCCCAGGGGATCGGCCGGAAGGTGGCCGAGCGCATCGCGGCCGAGGGCGGCGCCGTCGTGCTCGTGGACCGCGCCGAGCTCGTCCTGGAGGTGGCCGAGGAGATCGACCGCGAGGCCGGCCGGTCCGGTTCCGGGGGCTCGGCCACCGCCGTGACCGCGGACCTGGAGACGTTCGCCGGTGCCGTCGAGGCCGTCGAGGCGGCCCTGGCCGCCCACGGGCGGGTCGACGTGCTGGTCAACAACGTCGGCGGGACCATCTGGGCCCGGCCCTACGAGGAGTACGACGAGGACAAGATCGAGCGGGAGATCCGCCGTTCGCTGTTCCCCACGCTGTGGTCCTGCCGCGCCGTGCTGCCCGCCATGCTGGAGCAGGGCTCCGGGGTGATCGTCAACGTCTCCTCGGTGGCCACCCGCGGCATGAACCGGGTGCCCTACGCCGCGGCCAAGGGCGGGGTCAACGCCCTGACCCAGTCGCTGGCCATGGAGGTGGCCGGGCGCGGCATCCGCGTGGTGGCCACCGCCCCCGGCGGCACCGAGGCGCCGCCGCGGAAGGTCAAGCGGGGCCCGGAGGCGGAGTCGGAGACCGAGCGCGCCTGGTACCAGGCGATCGTGGACCAGACCGTGGACTCCTCGTTCGTCAAGCGCTACGGCACCCTGGACGAGCAGGCCGCGCCCATCGTGTTCCTGGCCTCGCGCGAGGCCTCCTACCTCACGGGGAGCGTCCTGCCGGTGGCGGGCGGCGACCTGGGCTGA
- the benC gene encoding benzoate 1,2-dioxygenase electron transfer component BenC, which translates to MGHKVALSFEDGVTKVVKVGDFETIMDAAYKARINIPADCRDGACGTCKSFCDSGTFDPGDFIDDALTEEELEKGYLLTCQAVPESDMTIQVPATAESAKTSAAAFTSTLTQLDKHSESTISFTLTPENREDLAFLPGQYVNIKVPGTDAERSYSFSTGPDVEETSFMVRISPQGAMSEYLRDRAQVGDTVEFTGPYGSFFLREPKRPLLLLAGGTGLAPLLSILEKLCEGPTEYPVHLVYGVTREADIVGLDWLRAYEDRLPNFTWDYIASEPGTSAPHTGYVTQVIEPTHVNEGDVDIYLCGPPPMVNAVSKWLDSEGIEPANLYFERFAPKETTGGDAETGAPASPEKVAAEGDTITAAEAISSLETGRLDFRKEDSFAHLDARMGLELAITELMMGRLSDEQLAQFRRLAEATVAFVEGDRVGDPEEYVRTNEEFHEYLFTISGNPTLLESYRRLDIHAQMAATFEKGTEIFSRVAQDHLDVVTAFEQGDRERARAIIMDHARDAKGTMSTAIDAKEGVA; encoded by the coding sequence ATGGGACACAAGGTAGCCCTGAGCTTCGAGGACGGCGTGACGAAGGTCGTCAAGGTCGGCGACTTCGAGACCATCATGGACGCCGCCTACAAGGCGCGCATCAACATCCCGGCCGACTGCCGCGACGGCGCGTGCGGCACGTGCAAGTCGTTCTGCGACTCCGGCACGTTCGACCCGGGCGACTTCATCGACGACGCCCTGACCGAGGAGGAGCTGGAGAAGGGCTACCTGCTCACCTGCCAGGCCGTCCCGGAGTCGGACATGACCATCCAGGTGCCGGCCACCGCCGAGTCCGCCAAGACCTCGGCCGCCGCGTTCACCTCCACGCTGACCCAGCTGGACAAGCACTCCGAGTCCACGATCTCCTTCACCCTGACCCCGGAGAACCGCGAGGACCTCGCCTTCCTGCCGGGCCAGTACGTCAACATCAAGGTGCCGGGCACGGACGCGGAGCGCTCCTACTCCTTCAGCACCGGCCCGGACGTGGAGGAGACCTCCTTCATGGTGCGCATCTCCCCGCAGGGCGCCATGTCCGAGTACCTGCGCGACCGCGCGCAGGTGGGGGACACCGTGGAGTTCACCGGCCCCTACGGCTCCTTCTTCCTGCGCGAGCCCAAGCGCCCGCTGCTGCTGCTGGCCGGCGGCACCGGCCTGGCCCCGCTGCTGTCCATCCTCGAGAAGCTGTGCGAGGGCCCCACCGAGTACCCCGTGCACCTGGTCTACGGCGTCACCCGCGAGGCGGACATCGTGGGCCTGGACTGGCTGCGCGCCTACGAGGACCGCCTGCCGAACTTCACGTGGGACTACATCGCCTCCGAGCCGGGCACCTCCGCCCCGCACACCGGCTACGTCACCCAGGTCATCGAGCCGACCCACGTCAACGAGGGCGACGTGGACATCTACCTGTGCGGCCCGCCGCCGATGGTCAACGCCGTCTCGAAGTGGCTGGACTCCGAGGGCATCGAGCCGGCCAACCTCTACTTCGAGCGCTTCGCCCCGAAGGAGACCACCGGCGGCGACGCCGAGACCGGCGCCCCCGCCTCGCCCGAGAAGGTCGCGGCCGAGGGGGACACGATCACCGCCGCCGAGGCGATCTCCTCCCTGGAGACGGGCCGGCTGGACTTCCGCAAGGAGGACAGCTTCGCCCACCTCGACGCCCGCATGGGCCTGGAGCTGGCCATCACCGAGCTGATGATGGGCCGGCTCAGCGACGAGCAGCTCGCCCAGTTCCGGCGCCTGGCGGAGGCCACGGTCGCGTTCGTCGAGGGCGACCGGGTCGGCGACCCCGAGGAGTACGTGCGCACCAACGAGGAGTTCCACGAGTACCTCTTCACCATCTCCGGCAACCCCACCCTGCTCGAGTCCTACCGCCGCCTGGACATCCACGCCCAGATGGCCGCGACCTTCGAGAAGGGCACGGAGATCTTCTCCCGCGTGGCCCAGGACCACCTGGACGTCGTCACCGCCTTCGAGCAGGGCGACCGCGAGAGGGCGCGCGCGATCATCATGGACCACGCCCGCGACGCCAAGGGCACCATGAGCACCGCGATCGACGCCAAGGAGGGGGTCGCCTGA
- the benB gene encoding benzoate 1,2-dioxygenase small subunit produces the protein MTTTATAVPTVKTTEDLVTLETVRAFLYKEARLLDDRKFDEWLECYHPDSEFWMPAWDDNDELTEDPQSEISLIYYDNRGGIEDRVFRIKTDRSSATSLPDPRTGHNITDVELLERDGDQVKVRFNWFTLYYRYQSTDTYFGTSFYTIDLSGAEPVIRSKKVVLKNDYIHHVVDIYMI, from the coding sequence ATGACCACCACTGCCACCGCGGTGCCCACCGTCAAGACCACCGAGGACCTCGTCACGCTCGAGACCGTCCGCGCCTTCCTGTACAAGGAGGCCCGCCTGCTCGACGACCGGAAGTTCGACGAGTGGCTCGAGTGCTACCACCCCGACTCCGAGTTCTGGATGCCGGCGTGGGACGACAACGACGAGCTGACCGAGGACCCGCAGTCCGAGATCTCCCTGATCTACTACGACAACCGGGGCGGCATCGAGGACCGCGTCTTCCGCATCAAGACCGACCGCTCCTCCGCCACCTCCCTGCCGGACCCGCGCACCGGGCACAACATCACGGACGTGGAGCTGCTGGAGCGCGACGGCGACCAGGTCAAGGTCCGGTTCAACTGGTTCACCCTGTACTACCGGTACCAGTCCACGGACACCTACTTCGGCACCAGCTTCTACACGATCGACCTCTCGGGCGCCGAGCCGGTCATCCGCAGCAAGAAGGTCGTGCTGAAGAACGACTACATCCACCACGTGGTGGACATCTACATGATCTGA
- the benA gene encoding benzoate 1,2-dioxygenase large subunit codes for MTENLSHVREVLTDAVVDDREKGIIRAKREIFTDEEIFELEMKHIFEGNWVYLAHESQIPNVGDYFTTYIGRTPVVITRDKEEKLNCIVNACSHRGAMLCRRKTDNRTTFTCPFHGWTFKNSGELLKVKDGRNGGYPEGFNTNGSHDLTKVARFDSYRGFLFGSLNADVLPLEEHLGDATKVIDSIVDQSPEGLEVLRGSSTYTYDGNWKVQAENGADGYHVTSVHWNYAATTARRTAGDSANTTKAMDAGKWGKVKGGFYSYPHGHLLLWQEWTNPEDRPLWDRRDELVEKYGEEMANFMINISRNLCLYPNVYIMDQFSSQIRHFRPISADQTEVTIYCIAPKGESAENRAKRIRQYEDFFNATGMATPDDLEEFRSCNKTYWAKTAQWNDMSRGSTHQVEGPDEQAAALGMNDVIASGVRTEDEGLYPIQHMYWHGVMEQAVAAEEAAADGSGTAEPRTAEPALA; via the coding sequence ATGACCGAGAACCTGTCCCACGTCCGGGAAGTCCTCACCGACGCCGTGGTCGACGACCGTGAGAAGGGCATCATCCGGGCCAAGCGGGAGATCTTCACCGACGAGGAGATCTTCGAGCTCGAGATGAAGCACATCTTCGAGGGCAACTGGGTCTACCTGGCGCACGAGTCGCAGATCCCCAACGTCGGGGACTACTTCACCACCTACATCGGCCGCACCCCGGTGGTCATCACCCGGGACAAGGAGGAGAAGCTCAACTGCATCGTCAACGCCTGCTCCCACCGCGGCGCGATGCTGTGCCGGCGCAAGACCGACAACCGCACCACCTTCACCTGCCCGTTCCACGGCTGGACGTTCAAGAACTCCGGTGAGCTGCTCAAGGTCAAGGACGGCCGCAACGGCGGCTACCCCGAGGGCTTCAACACCAACGGCTCCCACGACCTGACCAAGGTCGCCCGCTTCGACTCCTACCGCGGCTTCCTCTTCGGCTCGCTCAACGCGGACGTGCTGCCGCTCGAGGAGCACCTGGGCGACGCCACCAAGGTGATCGACTCGATCGTGGACCAGTCGCCCGAGGGCCTCGAGGTCCTGCGCGGGTCCTCCACCTACACGTACGACGGCAACTGGAAGGTCCAGGCCGAGAACGGCGCGGACGGCTACCACGTGACCTCGGTGCACTGGAACTACGCCGCCACCACCGCCCGCCGCACCGCCGGCGACTCCGCCAACACCACCAAGGCCATGGACGCCGGCAAGTGGGGCAAGGTCAAGGGCGGGTTCTACTCCTACCCGCACGGCCACCTGCTGCTGTGGCAGGAGTGGACCAACCCCGAGGACCGTCCGCTGTGGGACCGCCGTGACGAGCTGGTGGAGAAGTACGGGGAGGAGATGGCGAACTTCATGATCAACATCTCGCGCAACCTGTGCCTCTACCCGAACGTCTACATCATGGACCAGTTCTCCTCGCAGATCCGTCACTTCCGCCCGATCTCCGCGGACCAGACCGAGGTGACCATCTACTGCATCGCCCCCAAGGGCGAGTCGGCCGAGAACCGCGCCAAGCGCATCCGCCAGTACGAGGACTTCTTCAACGCCACCGGCATGGCCACCCCGGACGACCTGGAGGAGTTCCGCTCCTGCAACAAGACCTACTGGGCCAAGACCGCCCAGTGGAACGACATGTCCCGCGGCTCCACCCACCAGGTCGAGGGCCCGGACGAGCAGGCCGCCGCCCTGGGCATGAACGACGTCATCGCCTCCGGTGTGCGCACCGAGGACGAGGGCCTCTACCCGATCCAGCACATGTACTGGCACGGGGTCATGGAGCAGGCCGTGGCCGCCGAGGAGGCCGCCGCGGACGGGTCCGGGACCGCCGAGCCCCGCACCGCCGAGCCGGCCCTGGCCTGA
- a CDS encoding benzoate/H(+) symporter BenE family transporter, with product MTATEDRPAPAAPRREPLFERPGTRPAGLRRAWRDLGPEYAANGLVGLVFSASGPIAVTLAVGTAGGLAQAELASWVFGIFLSAGLATLLMSLVYRQPLGFAWSIPGTVLLGPSLQHLSFAEVVGAFFGCGVLVLALGMTGLVRRVMSAIPMPIIMAMVAAVFLRFGTDIVDASRDDPAVAVPMVIAYLVLSAVPALGRVLPPVLGTLVVGVVAVVVSGRFALRGEGPVLAAPVFTVPEFTWAAQLELVVPLAITVLFVQNGQGIAVLRAAGHRPPITAFAMASGVFSLVNAAVGAVSACVTGPTNALLTASGQRHRQYTAALVYAVLSLACALFAPALVRFMLATPEAFVLALGGIAMLRALLQAFVTAFSTTFTLGALVTFVVTISGLDLFTLHSAFWGIVIGYAVSRLLERRDHDGLRVASATEVAGAQGGRASGSGPAAGDGPGR from the coding sequence ATGACCGCCACTGAGGACCGACCGGCGCCCGCGGCACCGCGCCGCGAGCCGCTGTTCGAGCGTCCCGGAACGCGGCCGGCGGGGCTGCGCCGCGCGTGGCGCGACCTCGGCCCCGAGTACGCCGCCAACGGCCTGGTCGGGCTGGTGTTCTCCGCCTCCGGGCCGATCGCCGTGACGCTCGCGGTCGGGACGGCCGGGGGGCTGGCCCAGGCCGAGCTCGCCTCGTGGGTATTCGGGATCTTCCTGTCCGCGGGACTGGCCACGCTCCTCATGTCCCTCGTCTACCGCCAGCCGCTGGGCTTCGCGTGGTCGATCCCGGGCACGGTGCTGCTCGGTCCGTCCCTGCAGCACCTGTCCTTCGCCGAGGTGGTCGGCGCGTTCTTCGGCTGCGGCGTGCTCGTGCTGGCCCTGGGCATGACCGGGCTGGTCCGCCGCGTCATGTCCGCGATCCCCATGCCGATCATCATGGCCATGGTGGCGGCGGTCTTCCTGCGCTTCGGCACGGACATCGTGGACGCGAGCCGGGACGACCCCGCGGTGGCCGTGCCCATGGTCATCGCCTACCTCGTGCTGTCCGCGGTGCCGGCCCTCGGGCGGGTCCTGCCGCCGGTGCTGGGCACGCTCGTGGTGGGCGTCGTCGCGGTGGTCGTCAGCGGGCGGTTCGCCCTGCGGGGCGAGGGTCCCGTGCTGGCCGCCCCGGTGTTCACCGTCCCGGAGTTCACCTGGGCCGCGCAGCTCGAGCTCGTGGTGCCGCTGGCCATCACGGTGCTCTTCGTGCAGAACGGCCAGGGCATCGCGGTGCTGCGGGCCGCGGGCCACCGCCCGCCGATCACCGCGTTCGCAATGGCCTCGGGCGTCTTCTCGCTCGTCAACGCCGCCGTGGGGGCCGTGTCCGCGTGCGTCACCGGTCCCACGAACGCGCTGCTGACCGCCTCGGGGCAGCGTCACCGGCAGTACACCGCGGCCCTCGTCTACGCGGTGCTGTCCCTGGCCTGCGCCCTGTTCGCCCCCGCACTGGTCCGGTTCATGCTGGCCACCCCCGAGGCGTTCGTGCTCGCCCTGGGCGGGATCGCGATGCTGCGGGCCCTGCTGCAGGCGTTCGTCACCGCCTTCTCCACGACCTTCACCCTCGGCGCCCTCGTGACCTTCGTGGTGACGATCTCCGGCCTGGACCTGTTCACCCTGCACTCGGCCTTCTGGGGCATCGTGATCGGCTACGCCGTGTCCCGGCTGCTGGAGCGCCGCGACCACGACGGCCTGCGGGTCGCGTCGGCCACGGAGGTCGCCGGGGCGCAGGGGGGCCGCGCGTCGGGCTCCGGGCCGGCGGCCGGCGACGGACCCGGCCGATGA
- a CDS encoding helix-turn-helix domain-containing protein, which translates to MSTAPGTAERAAMRDARGEAREAGTAAARGAGPGTGPAREAGAELGGFLRARRALVDPPRHGGGRRRVPGLRREEVAALAQVSTDYYTRLEQGRHRRPSDAVLSALAEALELDDLATRHLFDLARAVPVSARGSAPEPVQRVRPSLHLLLDSFTEHPAFVRGRRTEVLAMNRLAASLLADLPARPARERALVRWAFLDPEARRRYVDWEAVASSMVGTLRLDAGRHPGDPLLERLVDELSAGSAEFRAWWADHRVAERRDGTKRLVHPVVGRVDVRYEALDVTGVEDQTLFVYTTEPGSDSQAALHRLAGLVAADAGPVASRRGTQAET; encoded by the coding sequence ATGAGCACGGCACCGGGAACGGCGGAACGGGCGGCGATGCGGGACGCGAGGGGCGAGGCGCGGGAGGCCGGCACCGCGGCGGCAAGGGGCGCGGGCCCGGGGACGGGCCCGGCCCGGGAGGCGGGCGCGGAGCTGGGAGGGTTCCTCCGGGCGCGCCGGGCCCTGGTGGACCCGCCCCGGCACGGTGGCGGCCGGCGTCGGGTCCCGGGGCTGCGCCGCGAGGAGGTCGCCGCCCTCGCGCAGGTCAGCACGGACTACTACACGCGGCTCGAGCAGGGGCGGCACCGCCGGCCCTCGGACGCGGTGCTCTCGGCGCTCGCCGAGGCGCTCGAGCTCGACGACCTCGCCACCCGGCACCTGTTCGACCTGGCCCGGGCCGTGCCCGTGTCCGCTCGGGGCTCGGCGCCGGAGCCGGTCCAACGCGTCCGGCCCTCCCTGCACCTGCTGCTCGACTCGTTCACGGAGCACCCGGCCTTCGTCCGCGGCCGGCGCACCGAGGTGCTGGCCATGAACCGCCTCGCCGCGAGCCTGCTGGCGGACCTGCCCGCGCGCCCCGCCCGCGAGCGCGCGCTCGTCCGATGGGCCTTCCTGGACCCCGAGGCCCGGCGGCGGTACGTGGACTGGGAGGCGGTGGCCTCCTCCATGGTGGGCACGCTGCGGCTCGACGCCGGCCGGCACCCGGGCGATCCGCTGCTGGAGCGCCTGGTGGACGAGCTCAGCGCGGGCAGCGCCGAGTTCCGGGCGTGGTGGGCGGACCACCGGGTGGCCGAGCGCCGGGACGGGACCAAGCGCCTCGTCCACCCGGTGGTGGGCCGGGTGGACGTGCGCTACGAGGCCCTGGACGTGACGGGGGTGGAGGACCAGACCCTGTTCGTCTACACGACGGAGCCCGGCAGCGACTCCCAGGCCGCCCTGCACCGGCTGGCCGGCCTGGTCGCCGCGGACGCGGGCCCCGTCGCGTCCCGGAGGGGGACTCAGGCGGAGACGTAG
- a CDS encoding metallophosphoesterase family protein, which produces MTPTTPSVGRRGILAGGGALAAAGLLSALPSAAHAAPARRSAAPGGMPLSFGRDGRFTVVQFNDTQDGPLTDRRTIELMEGVLEKEKPGFVVINGDVINGSPRTDREVKQAYNNVVMPMESRGIPWAITFGNHDEDSVADNGTSMVEARIVEFLRQYEHNLNPAVGEAGADVPGESNAQLLIRSSKANRPAFGLWLLDSGRYAPETLDGQGHDGLMGYDWIRPEQVDWYRRLSLETEERHGTVPSLMFFHIPVWEFHHMWYGQQFTSDESGHAAAVERHGITGVKNEGIYTGLVNSGLYAAALERGDVRGMYCGHDHINTFIGNYFGIELGYGPGTGFGTYGLNDGTADTHTLRGARVFTLDENAEGVYTGSHTVFAQDLGIDMDPAKKPLAQPAAFPDYVSA; this is translated from the coding sequence ATGACCCCCACCACCCCCTCCGTCGGCCGCCGCGGAATCCTCGCCGGCGGCGGTGCCCTGGCCGCCGCCGGGCTGCTGTCCGCCCTGCCCTCCGCCGCGCACGCCGCCCCCGCCCGGCGCTCCGCCGCCCCCGGGGGGATGCCGCTGTCCTTCGGCCGGGACGGGAGGTTCACCGTCGTGCAGTTCAACGACACGCAGGACGGTCCGCTCACCGACCGCCGGACCATCGAGCTGATGGAGGGCGTGCTGGAGAAGGAGAAGCCCGGGTTCGTCGTCATCAACGGTGACGTCATCAACGGCTCCCCGCGCACCGACCGCGAGGTCAAGCAGGCCTACAACAACGTGGTCATGCCGATGGAGTCCCGGGGCATCCCGTGGGCCATCACCTTCGGCAACCACGACGAGGACTCGGTCGCGGACAACGGCACCTCCATGGTCGAGGCGAGGATCGTGGAGTTCCTGCGCCAGTACGAGCACAACCTCAACCCCGCGGTGGGCGAGGCCGGCGCGGACGTGCCCGGCGAGTCCAACGCCCAGCTGCTCATCCGCTCCTCGAAGGCCAACCGACCGGCCTTCGGCCTGTGGCTGCTGGACTCGGGCCGCTACGCCCCGGAGACCCTGGACGGCCAGGGCCACGACGGGCTCATGGGCTACGACTGGATCCGCCCGGAGCAGGTCGACTGGTACCGGCGGCTCTCCCTGGAGACCGAGGAGCGCCACGGCACGGTCCCGTCCCTGATGTTCTTCCACATCCCCGTGTGGGAGTTCCACCACATGTGGTACGGCCAGCAGTTCACCTCGGACGAGTCCGGCCACGCCGCCGCCGTGGAGCGCCACGGGATCACCGGCGTCAAGAACGAGGGCATCTACACCGGCCTGGTGAACTCGGGCCTGTACGCGGCCGCCCTCGAGCGCGGGGACGTCCGGGGCATGTACTGCGGCCACGACCACATCAACACGTTCATCGGCAACTACTTCGGGATCGAGCTCGGCTACGGCCCGGGCACCGGCTTCGGCACCTACGGGCTCAACGACGGCACGGCGGACACCCACACCCTGCGCGGCGCGCGGGTGTTCACCCTCGACGAGAACGCCGAGGGCGTCTACACGGGCAGCCACACCGTGTTCGCCCAGGACCTGGGCATCGACATGGACCCCGCGAAGAAGCCGCTCGCGCAGCCGGCCGCCTTCCCGGACTACGTCTCCGCCTGA
- a CDS encoding SOS response-associated peptidase, whose protein sequence is MCGRYVMARAIGDLVAESGAVEPEEGLDLRANWNVAPTADVAVVLERAVPASGGPGSADDDGREAGQPGNGEVRREVHVARWGLVPPWAKDPSTGSRAFNARSETVTEKPTFRAAVRARRCAVPVEGYYEWLKPAAGEKGPDGKAARKRPFYVHPADGSLIFFAGLYEWWKDESVPEGEPGRWLLSCSILTGPSPEAGTGDETLERLHALHDRLPLPMDAGTMDAWLEPVKLPSAEAAAQLVDRVREQAYRTASGWTLDEVGPEVGNVRNNGPELLVPACGPGQQDTLV, encoded by the coding sequence ATGTGCGGACGGTATGTGATGGCACGGGCCATCGGTGACCTGGTGGCCGAGTCCGGGGCGGTCGAGCCCGAGGAGGGACTCGACCTGCGCGCGAACTGGAACGTGGCGCCCACCGCGGACGTGGCCGTGGTGCTGGAACGCGCCGTGCCGGCGTCGGGAGGGCCGGGCTCCGCGGACGACGACGGCCGGGAGGCCGGGCAGCCCGGGAACGGCGAGGTGCGCCGGGAGGTCCACGTGGCCCGCTGGGGGCTCGTCCCGCCATGGGCCAAGGACCCCTCGACCGGCTCGCGCGCGTTCAACGCCCGGTCCGAGACCGTGACGGAGAAGCCCACCTTCCGCGCGGCCGTGCGCGCCCGCCGCTGCGCCGTGCCGGTCGAGGGGTACTACGAGTGGCTCAAGCCGGCCGCGGGGGAGAAGGGCCCGGACGGGAAGGCCGCGCGCAAGCGGCCGTTCTACGTGCACCCGGCGGACGGGTCCCTGATCTTCTTCGCGGGCCTGTACGAGTGGTGGAAGGACGAGTCGGTGCCGGAGGGCGAGCCCGGCCGGTGGCTGCTCAGCTGCAGCATCCTCACCGGCCCGTCCCCCGAGGCGGGCACCGGGGACGAGACCCTGGAGCGGCTGCACGCCCTGCACGACCGGCTCCCGCTGCCGATGGACGCCGGGACGATGGACGCGTGGCTGGAGCCGGTCAAGCTGCCCTCCGCCGAGGCCGCCGCCCAGCTCGTGGACCGGGTGCGGGAGCAGGCGTACCGGACCGCCTCCGGGTGGACCCTGGACGAGGTCGGCCCCGAGGTCGGCAACGTGCGCAACAACGGCCCGGAGCTCCTCGTCCCGGCGTGCGGTCCCGGCCAGCAGGACACGCTCGTCTGA
- a CDS encoding glycoside hydrolase family 15 protein translates to MQTTPDGGHPPLDSYALLADRRTAALVSREGSLDWLCLPRFDSEAVFAALLGTHGNGHWSLAPVDGEVVWRQYLRDTFVLVTRWRTPGGEAVVTEFMPDTEDRVDVVRQVECVRGEVTVRHELVMRFRYGLSKPWVRRLTSHGEEMLTAVSGPNGLVLHGPLLHPDGDRHVGDFSLTAGQRLSWSLTCMRSWERPLAAVDVPAALAATVGAWRGWAEGIRSTAHTEPIRRSLLVLRALTHRDTGGIVAAATTSLPEAFGGVRNWDYRYVWVRDSAMTIEAMIAHGVADRTWRDWLLRAIAGDYDDLQVLYGIGGERIEGERTLGHLAGYASSRPVRIGNGATVQYQADVVGEAMLALERLREAGVEEDSFSWSLQRTLLRRAAERLGEKDHGIWEMRGRRRYFTHGRAMLWAAFDCGVRAVERHGLEGDATRWRAIRDGLRAEIEHHGVDGRRGVFLQAYDSDEADASLLALPHTGLVAADDPRMLATVRRIEDELVDEHGLVRRYRTDSAVDGLDGPESPFLICGFWLVSQYACTGRTAEADALFHRLVGYGGELGLLAEEYDPVTARLAGNYPQAFSHLGMILADAALREAGVRCTASWPPPAAVPGPAAPDLLPGRGPGGARSA, encoded by the coding sequence ATGCAGACCACCCCCGACGGCGGCCATCCTCCCCTGGACTCCTATGCCCTGCTGGCCGACCGCCGGACCGCGGCGCTGGTCTCCCGGGAGGGCAGCCTGGACTGGCTCTGCCTGCCCCGCTTCGACTCGGAGGCCGTGTTCGCGGCCCTGCTCGGCACGCACGGCAACGGACACTGGAGCCTGGCCCCCGTGGACGGCGAGGTCGTGTGGCGGCAGTACCTCCGGGACACCTTCGTGCTGGTCACCCGCTGGCGCACGCCGGGCGGCGAGGCGGTGGTCACCGAGTTCATGCCGGACACCGAGGACCGGGTGGACGTGGTGCGCCAGGTCGAGTGCGTCCGGGGCGAGGTGACCGTCCGGCACGAGCTGGTCATGCGCTTCCGCTACGGCCTGAGCAAGCCCTGGGTGCGGCGGCTCACCTCCCACGGCGAGGAGATGCTCACCGCCGTCTCCGGGCCCAACGGCCTGGTCCTGCACGGTCCGCTCCTGCACCCCGACGGTGACCGGCACGTCGGGGACTTCTCCCTCACCGCCGGCCAGCGGCTGTCCTGGTCGCTGACCTGCATGCGCTCCTGGGAGCGGCCGCTGGCCGCCGTGGACGTGCCCGCGGCCCTGGCCGCCACCGTGGGCGCGTGGCGCGGGTGGGCCGAGGGAATCCGGTCCACCGCGCACACCGAGCCGATCCGCCGCTCGCTGCTGGTGCTCCGGGCCCTGACCCACCGGGACACCGGGGGGATCGTGGCCGCCGCCACCACGTCCCTGCCGGAGGCCTTCGGCGGGGTGCGCAACTGGGACTACCGGTACGTGTGGGTGCGGGACTCGGCCATGACCATCGAGGCGATGATCGCCCACGGCGTGGCCGACCGGACCTGGCGGGACTGGCTGCTGCGGGCGATCGCGGGCGACTACGACGACCTGCAGGTGCTCTACGGGATCGGCGGCGAGCGGATCGAGGGGGAGCGCACGCTCGGGCACCTGGCCGGGTACGCGTCCTCCCGCCCGGTGCGCATCGGCAACGGCGCCACGGTGCAGTACCAGGCCGACGTCGTGGGCGAGGCGATGCTCGCCCTCGAGAGGCTCCGGGAGGCCGGCGTGGAGGAGGACTCCTTCTCCTGGAGCCTGCAGCGTACCCTGCTGCGGCGCGCCGCCGAGCGGCTCGGCGAGAAGGACCACGGCATCTGGGAGATGCGCGGGCGCCGGCGCTACTTCACCCACGGCCGGGCCATGCTGTGGGCAGCCTTCGACTGCGGCGTCCGGGCCGTGGAGCGCCACGGGTTGGAGGGGGACGCGACGCGGTGGCGGGCGATCCGCGACGGGTTGCGTGCCGAGATCGAGCACCACGGCGTGGACGGGCGCCGCGGCGTCTTCCTCCAGGCCTACGACAGCGACGAGGCCGACGCCTCCCTGCTGGCCCTGCCCCACACGGGCCTGGTGGCCGCGGACGACCCGCGCATGCTGGCCACCGTCCGGCGGATCGAGGACGAGCTCGTGGACGAGCACGGCCTGGTGCGCCGGTACCGCACCGACTCCGCCGTGGACGGCCTGGACGGCCCGGAGTCCCCGTTCCTCATCTGCGGCTTCTGGCTCGTCTCCCAGTACGCCTGCACGGGGCGCACCGCGGAGGCCGACGCCCTGTTCCACCGCCTCGTCGGGTACGGCGGCGAGCTGGGGCTGCTGGCCGAGGAGTACGACCCGGTCACGGCCCGGCTGGCCGGGAACTACCCGCAGGCCTTCAGCCACCTGGGGATGATCCTGGCCGACGCCGCGCTGCGCGAGGCGGGCGTGCGGTGCACCGCGTCGTGGCCGCCCCCGGCCGCCGTCCCCGGGCCCGCCGCCCCCGACCTCCTTCCCGGCCGGGGGCCCGGGGGCGCCCGCTCCGCCTGA